The following nucleotide sequence is from Cicer arietinum cultivar CDC Frontier isolate Library 1 chromosome 2, Cicar.CDCFrontier_v2.0, whole genome shotgun sequence.
aattttgtaataaaaattagagaaaaaaaaatatattgcagAGGCTTTCCTATATAACGCTCACCTCACATCTTACAGCTTCCTCCTCTTTCGGCTGTCTTTCTCTCACACACATAAACTTTGGGATGTGTTTTCTTCATTCTCTCTCTACCTCTTCGTTCTTTTGCTTTTGTATATAACATttttcaatcgatttggtaactTAATTTGCATTTTGATTATCTAAATTAACAATtggaaaaaagaagaagaaaagggtGGGGAGGCATACCCAGATAATGAACCTACCCTCTGTTCTTAATCTCATTGTGCCTCCCCTCAGATCTTAAGATTTGTCATCTGGGTCGTCTTCAATCGGTGGGTTTTTACGGAATCGAGATTcaagttttcttttttaatcaattGTTTATGGCCCTTTTGGATCTCTTTTTTATTGAACCATTTTATTGGTTgggttttatattttttttattttttttatttttttcaggaTTGTTTTGTTCTGTCTTGATTCACTGCTTGACGTTGAAGAAGGATCCGTATCATTGAACTGAATTCGACAATATCTATATTTGCATCTTATTACAATCTTATTACAGTTTCTGAAGTTTGTCATAATTTGAGGTATTGTATTGTTTGTAATATCATGTTTTGattgtaatattttgttttatatgagtttattgttattatttatataaaaaaaatactattgtCCTATAAATGTTTGTTAGAATTTTGATTGGATCCGCTGTTAGCTGTAATTCGTGTTTTTTGTTATAGTGGATATTAGTTTGTTTGTCTTTTTTTGCATATGTACTAATGCTGATGCAACttacatttgtatttttttaacttgatgaatgaatgaatgaattgtttttgttgattttgtgtAGATAAAATGCAATCCGATAATGGCAAGCTATTTATAGGTGGAATATCTTGGGACACAAATGAAGAACGACTCAGAGAGTATTTCAGTACTTATGGTGAAGTTAAGGAAGCAGTGATAATGAAGGATCGGACAACCGGTAGAGCCCGTGGATTTGGTTTTGTTGTTTTTATCGATCCAGCAGTTGCAGAAATTGTCATAAAAGAGAAGCACAACATTGACGGACGGATGGTAATTTCTTCTCATTTAAGTTCATGACTTTCATTTTGAATTGCTAGTATATGACATTGGTATAAAAGTGAAGCACATTAAGGTTCTCCTTTTGAATTACTAGTATATGACATTGGAATTCTAACTGTCCATATAGTTGTTTATGATATTGATTTGTACTTTGATTTGCTTAATTCATTTTGCTTTATGATTCTCGTagcaaaatttcaaaatagacCAAGAGGAAGTAATGTTTTCCCCAATATTTTATTCTCTAATCTTATCTCCTTTTATTTTTCGTTATTATTTTCTTGTCTTTGATGCCTTTTATGTTCTTGTGATTTATAGTTGATACTTTTGCATCTTTCACTAGGTTGAGGCGAAGAAAGCTGTTCCTAGGGATGATCAAAACGTATTGAGTAGAAACAGTGGTAGCATCCAAGGTTCTCGTGGTCCAGGTCGCACGAGAAAGATATTTGTTGGGGGCTTAGCTTCTACTGTAACAGAGAGTGATTTCAAGAAGTATTTTGATCAGTTTGGGACTATAACAGATGTTGTAGTAATGTATGATCACAACACTCAGAGGCCAAGAGGTTTTGGATTTATCACTTATGATTCTGAAGAGGCTGTTGACCAGGTCTTACTTAAGACGTTTCATGAATTGAACGGGAAAATGGTTGAGGTCAAGCGAGCAGTTCCTAAGGAGTTATCGCCAGGACCTAGCCGCAGTCCTCTTAGTGGATATAACTATGGTCTGAGTAGGGTCAATAGTTTCTTAAACGGCTTCACTCAGGGGTATACTCCAAATACTGTTGGAAACTATGGACTTCGGATGGATGGTAGGTTCAGTCCGGTTGCCGGCGGTCGAAATGCATTTGCACAGTTTGGATCTGGTTATGGAATGAGTATGAATTTTGAGCCTGGTTTGAGTGCTGGATTTGGGGGAAATGCAAATTTCAATGGCAATCTTAGCTACGGACGGGGCTTAAACCCTTACTTTATCGGCAACTCCAATAGGTTTGGAAGTCCTGTTGGATATGAAAGTGGTAACGGAGGAAACAGTTCTTTCTTCAGTTCCGTGACTCGAAACTTGTGGGGAAATGGAAGCCTTAACTACGGAACAAGTTCTGCAAATTCCAATGCATACATTGGATCAGGGAGTGGGAGTGTTGGAGGAAACACGTTCAGCAATACTGGAGGAGTCAACTGGGGTTCTTCAGCAATTTCTGGACACGGTGGAGGGAACAATGTGTCGCAGAGTGGTGGCAACCTTGGATATGGAGGTGGCAACAATGGTTATGGATTGGGGACCGAAGGTTATGGAAGAAGCAGTGGTTCCACTCTTGCACCGACATCTTCATACTCTACATCAAATGGTGGTGGGGGTGTTGATGGGGCTTTTGCCGATTTTTACAACAATAATTCAGTCTATGGGGACCCAACTTGGCGATCTTCAAACTCTGAGAGAGATGGATCTGGTCCCTTTGGTTACGGACTTGGTGGTGCAGCTTCGGATGTTTCTGCCAAGACTTCTCCTGGTTATGTTGGTGGTTATACTGTTAATAAAAGGCAGCCAAATAGGGGTAAGAGCAATGTTACTTACTCGCATTTATCACAACTTCTCAGTCAGTCTCACATGTTCCCCTCTTCAATAATACTGTGACTTTATTACAAAAGGGTTGagaaaaagtttaatttttacaatattttgtTTGGGTTTTGTGCAATAATCTAGAAAAATGTCGTCTTCTAATTGCTTGGCAATGTGAGTAATTGTCAGACCCATAtttagtttctatttttttttctttctcttccgTAAATTGATTATTATCGTGGAAAACTTGTTCTTGTTCTCATCAACTCGTTCGTTTAATTGCTTTGCTGCTAAGTTGCGTATAGCGTAGATTTCACTGTACACGCCTTACTTATATTTGATTAGTTAGGAGAAGTTGTATGTGCATACTTTTAAAATGCTTTTTCCCAGAATGATTACAATGACACCTAATGATGTTCACAATTCTTTGCTTCGTGGTTATTCTATCGAAAGCAAACAACATTGATTAGTTATGTTTTGGTTCTTTATACTTTCTCCCTCCTGTATTTCCAACTCCATTTCTTCAGTAGGAGTATCTTCATGTCTTCTTGCTGATTGTGTGTATCGTTTGATACATCATGTAATTAATTTGCTAGAATTCTAATTGCATAACCTATGTAGCACTCACACTTCACATTAAAGGTGTGTCTGTGTCTGACACCGATACACACAATTAttccattttctcaaattagTATCGGTGTCGACGTGTCAGTGTCCGATTGTGTCTGTGCTTAGTAGTACATAACTGTGGACGGTGTTTCTcacatatatatatgatttttctttCTAGTATTGCATGATCACTATAGGCTGCGGAAATTGAGAGCTGACAGAGGCATAAAAACTtagtttcaaaatttaattagcTTCATACAAGTAAAATGAACCTTCAGAGAAAATCATTATGCTACTTATATAGAACGTGATGGAATGGTCCAACATATGATACAACAATCACAAATTGCTTTAATTTAACAAGTCTTGCACCTATTTTCTTGATGCATCATTCCCCTGCTCCAAGGTATTTTGTGTTGGATGTCATTGTTATTTGTTCCACATGGTTTGTCATTTAGCATGGTTTGTCAAAGTGGTTTACCATGGTTTCCCGTAAGTTGAACATTTGTGCAGTTCGCATACGCaagtattatattaatattaaattccCAAACTGAAGTATTGCTTCATCGTTCATGATTAGAAGCTGTAACTAAATGAATGGACTTAATGTTCAAAATCGACATAGTTAGCGAGTTTATTTGCCCGTGCTACATtcggagaaaagagaaaaagattTAGTTAGTTTGTACTTTGCACACTCGGTTGTTAGCCATAATTCtgtcaaaaattattatttccatattttttttgaaattttgtttactGTAGGATTTGTTTATTGGTATTTTCTCACTATTCATGTCTATCTGTCTCAAAACTTGAAATCAtggaaattaaaattgattaattttactTCTAATTAACCTACTTTTTTATTTGTCCAGATTTTGTTTTCTTGTTTTGCCAACAGAACACTGATAAATTTGTATGTTTGGTTCAGGAATTACTACATAGGAAGATCGTTTTGATGACACGAACTTGTAGGCGAAGATAATCCAATGAAGCAGGTGAATTGTGAATTTTGCACACCACTACTGTTGTTACTATATTTCGGTTTTAAAGACGTAAGATGTTTGGTTATTCTAGAGCTAACTGGAGTGCCTGTTTTGAGGATTCAGATATTATAGAGATAGAAGTTACAAGGGAATGTTaaggtttgagttttttttgagTTATTACTATTTAGGTTTTGGGTTTTTGGGATTTGAGTGAGATGTAAAATCTTATTGCGGGATATAGCGGAAGTGTATCATGCGTCACTTGTGAGCGATATAAACAAAAACATGGAacaacatttcttctttttttcttttcttttcgtTTCTTTTGGGGTAGCTTTTTGCTTGTAATGTCTTGCAAAGTTGTTGGTTTTTCTGCTCAGGAATTGTTTGTTCCTTCCATCATTTTGGTTTGATTTTAGCAGATTGTATCTGAGGATTTTGTTGATTACTACTAGTGTGAAACATTGAAAGGATACCCTTCTAGGGTCCCCCTGAATAATTTACcaatatattctgattattttttCAAGGGGAATATTTTAGGCTACATATTCCAACTTCATTCTTTTTCCAAATTCTACCTATTATTTAATATCTTATTACGTATTCAATAACTATGCTCCGACAATGTAAAAACTTTTACACATACATCTAATCATATCTTACTATCATACCAtgtcataatattattttctgaAATAATTTCACAAATATCTATGTGGTAAGATCTGATTGAACATTTGTGTAAAAAAGTTTTACAGGGTTGGTTGTGTCATGATAATTAGCTAGTCATCTAAATGTGGATAATCAGAATGAGAAACTAGGTTTGTTAATTATATACAGCTGTCAAAGCTTTGGTGTTAACTACAAAGTTGGTAGTTTGGTAGTTAGTCATCTATGTCTAATCATGGATTATTAGCTAGTCAAATTTCTTATTACCATCAtgataatgtattttttttaaagagatcATGTGGACTATATTCGATATTTTCATAGTAAGTCATAGGATGCAGGTGCTGTAGCTGAAATCTTTATgagtttctttttattttattcatttttttacatAGATTAGAAACAACTGATTTTTATTAGTCAACTTGTTTGATTGCTTATTTTATTACGTTTTGGTTTAAAGACTTTTTGTGTTGCTTTTCATTCAAAATGCTTGAAAAAGCAGCTAATAGTTATGCTCTTAAATATGCTTTTTACTTGACTTTCTGTGTTTTTCTGATAGATATCCTTAAAATTTCAACTATCTTATACTACTAATATTTTACTACATTGAGATTAACATATATTTGGATTAGATTCTAATTGCTTTAAGTATTTGTCAAACAACAAACTTTTCTCAAAGCATCATTCAAAACAAGAATTAGatactgttttttattttttttgaaaaaaaaagaaaatattcttGATGCCATGTTCCTTAGCTGGTTTTAGAAGGTATAATATTACAGAAGGCAAAGGATTAAGTTTTTCTATATTAGTACATTTTCCCTGCCCTAGGCCCCATTTGAGTAGTTCCTTATCTCAAAATACTTGATAAATGATTGTAAAATGTCACATTTGAAGGGATTAGTCCTTGCTTAATCCAATTTGACTCGATGTGATTATATCAAGCTGGTTGTCAATCTACATTTCatagattattttatttgagtGATTGATTTTTGAGAGTTTCTTCTTTCACCTTTATATACATTTTGCAAGtacacttaaaaaaataaaaagtttttttactTCTTAGGATGGGTACTTTCAACAAAATCATTGTATTTTCCATTGGGATGTTCAAACAAGAGTGATTTTTAAGAGACATAAGGTTAATAATAAACGTATTAATGTCTTTCCTCGTAGGAAAGCACAACACTTTGTGGACACTGTGAGTctacaaaataattgatttaaattcaCTTCCTCCCCTCTCCTCGATTCCATGAAAGGGTGgatatgaatttaaaaaaagtgttgTGCTTAGTTCAATAAGAGGAGGATAAACTAAgatatatatttactttttcatttttctaatattatatgtaatattgaaatatagttttaaataaatattctcTTCTCTCCAAACTTCTTCACTCCAAGAGTGAGTTAAAATTGACATTTGAGAGATTTTCCTTTCCCTTATCACCCCTTCAGAAAATTGAATCAAACaactaaacttaaaataatCTCTCCTTTTAGTGATACCAtggcaaatatatatatatatatatatatatatatatatttatatatatatatatatatatatatatatatatatatatataaatgctCTATTAGAGTGNNNNNNNNNNNNNNNNNNNNNNNNNNNNNNNNNNNNNNNNNNNNNNNNNNNNNNNNNNNNNNNNNNNNNNNNNNNNNNNNNNNNNNNNNNNNNNNNNNNNNNNNNNNNNNNNNNNNNNNNNNNNNNNNNNNNNNNNNNNNNNNNNNNNNNNNNNNNNNNNNNNNNNNNNNNNNNNNNNNNNNNNNNNNNNNNNNNNNNNNNNCTAAGTGATTTTATggattaaataataaaaaaactaattaatgatacaattttttttatgtccaatcagtttaaaattattttatattaacaatcAATCATAATATGCCAACAGAAATTATACAATTGTTTAATGTGGTggtaaattataattgattgttGGTGTGCAATAATTTTATACTGAGAATGTATAGTctttattctttaatatatatattttaaagtaaaattacTCTTGAAGtataaatatagatatattttgaaaaaaaattatgtctaAACAGCCATTTCCAGTTTATTGCAAAATTGTTAATGATAATCTAGCAAAGTTTTAGTTATAAGgattatgaatttttgtttctccttcttgtaaacaaaaatctcttttttattttttatccctCAATCTTAGACTATGTTTGACAAAGTAAATATGTGATTAAGATAAAATTtgcatcaaataaatttttattgaggaataaaaatacaaatttgaatattagaaaaagataaatactaaaagcagaaaataaaattgtgaatgtagcttataatttatttgtatactGTATACTAAACATCTAAagtatatatatgaatatatatattttttgaatttttaaacagTAAATAAAACATGATGAAATATATTCCATGTATCCTATATTGtcctatttttttcattataaaaaaaaatgaagctcTTAAATAGTTACtcttttatcctttttttatataaaaaaagtctATGCTGTGAGTGAATTTTATATGTAATACTTATCTATATGTTAATTGGTTTAATTTCCTCCACATAAATTGGTTTTATTTAGCATATTACATTTTTAAAGTATTCTATA
It contains:
- the LOC101509572 gene encoding heterogeneous nuclear ribonucleoprotein 1 — encoded protein: MQSDNGKLFIGGISWDTNEERLREYFSTYGEVKEAVIMKDRTTGRARGFGFVVFIDPAVAEIVIKEKHNIDGRMVEAKKAVPRDDQNVLSRNSGSIQGSRGPGRTRKIFVGGLASTVTESDFKKYFDQFGTITDVVVMYDHNTQRPRGFGFITYDSEEAVDQVLLKTFHELNGKMVEVKRAVPKELSPGPSRSPLSGYNYGLSRVNSFLNGFTQGYTPNTVGNYGLRMDGRFSPVAGGRNAFAQFGSGYGMSMNFEPGLSAGFGGNANFNGNLSYGRGLNPYFIGNSNRFGSPVGYESGNGGNSSFFSSVTRNLWGNGSLNYGTSSANSNAYIGSGSGSVGGNTFSNTGGVNWGSSAISGHGGGNNVSQSGGNLGYGGGNNGYGLGTEGYGRSSGSTLAPTSSYSTSNGGGGVDGAFADFYNNNSVYGDPTWRSSNSERDGSGPFGYGLGGAASDVSAKTSPGYVGGYTVNKRQPNRGITT